The following is a genomic window from Garra rufa chromosome 4, GarRuf1.0, whole genome shotgun sequence.
ccagagttgtgctcttgctaacccccagtggcggtgcaatggatggggctctctacagccctctcttgctccacaaagcactccaccgtcgcagatgtagtagccggctctcgcacctggtcggaagttttgacccCATTGGCGCTCCATAattctgtcgctccgggctcgggcttcctgtctgcgatgggctcataatccgcgggtcgggcggggtggctggctgggctctgggtccggagtggcactggcgagattatccatggaacaggcgggaaacgagggtttgtttctcgccagtgtccactccacaaacgtgGCGAAATCCTGCTTCAGCCGTAGGAGGAGGAATTCCGGACAGAGTAGGGGATTCATAATGAcacgacggaaacaaaagactggaaaaaacgaacggaaaacaaaacggaggtgaacacgcaaaaaaaatgatgggagaaaccaactaaatagtccgggggtgtgacagaaCCTAAATAAAGAGATAAATGCAATAATGGGACTAAATCTTGAGTGTAACTTTAAAACAATGTATTTGGGAATTTCCTCTTCAATAATAACAAAGAAGGACATATACCTCTTTAATATACTATTAGCGACCAGTAAGAAGGCCATTACAAGGAAGTGGCTTAAGGAAGATCTCCCATCTGTATCTGAATGGCAAGATATTGTAAACAATGTGTACAGTATGGAAGTTCTGACATTTTCCTTAAGACAACAATCTGCTAAAATTTCAACATGCTGGGGAAAATGGTTGAGAAGAAAAGAAAGGTCATCTTATGGGTTTGACACAGTCTCCTTTTAATTTTAAGACTTTTGATTCCCATTTGACTCTAATCCAATATATTGTGTCGGATATGTAACTCTTAACATAATTTTGTATGGCAGAATCTGATCAAGACCTAATTACTCAAGAATGCTCTAATGTACTTGGTGACCaatgtatgtatgtgtttgtTATGTTTAATTTTTTCTTATGTTGTGAGTTCTTTGTTCTGTATgtaaaaaaaagggggaaaaaaataaagtataaaaaaataaaaaataaaccactgaaataagtacattgcataagtattcatacccttaactcaatacatagttgaagcacctttacagcctcaagtctttttgggtatgatgtgacaagctttgcacatctgcatttggcaattatctgccattctttgcctcacctttttacctctcaagctctgtcagcttggatgggggctggcagacattttctagagtcctagttgttccaatcgtctcccattatggataatggaggctacatgcttctgtaaaccttcaatgcagcagatttttttctgaactcttccctagatcattgccttaacgcaagtctgtcactgagctctacaggcagttatcttgacctcaggacttggtttttgctttgatatgcattttcagctgttagaccttttctgagaggtgtgtgcctttctaaatcatactcattcaaatgaatttgccacagtttaactccactcgaagtgtagtgtAACCCTCTTATTAACGCCTATGGAGTTTAGATGGCGCCCAGGAACCTGGTATCCCAGCTTTTAGATAGAGAAATATACTGGATTTTCAAGGATGGCTGCTATTAAGGCAACAAAACAGAAATGTCTGAAATAACAAAAGCGGTGCCTCCAATCCAACACTTATACTGTAAAgtataaataaacaatagcaaatATACTTCTGGTTGAGgtcaatgttttatttaaaataaatatattcttaaaatAAACTGAAGGTTTTCAATAAACAAACAGCAACTCCTTTTCTGGTGGTTTTATGCACAATAAAGATCGCTTACCCAACTCAGTCAAATGTCTTTTGTGTGTCTCTACCTCAGGTGTAGCAAGGTTTTATATCTCAATGTAGGAAAACACAGCTTCAAATGAGCTACTGTATACTTATCTCCCCTTTTGTACATTTACGATGTACCTCCTGAAAATTCCCTAATTTGGAATTCACCACAAATTAGGAAGTAATACTGATTATGAAATAATTAACCTGACCAAAAAAGAACAACATCACATTTGAATCATAAATCAACTGGTCGTTCAATTCTTTATAACGATTCAAACCTATAGCAAACTCAACGGAAGAATTCACAGTTTCAAATAAACACACCCAGTTATGCACGTGCATAAAATGTCATTCGTTGGGGCCCGTTACCGTTGGTGCACAGACGTGGAGACGAAGTTCAACAGATGAGTGTAGTCACATTACTCACGACATTACGCGACAACAGACATTGGAAATCCCCCTGAAGAAACATCCTTGCCGTGATGACACTCGGTGTAGATAGCCGGCGCTTAAGGCAAGGGGGATTCACTAGCTCTGCGGGAAAGCTGAGAAGGCGTTGTTGTAGTCCAGCAATCAATCGACCGCCGTCACCCGAACAATTCCAGGCTCACGGCTAGAGTGAGATCAATTCGTCCTGTGAACTGAAATCAACACGACGAAACTCTGGTCCACAACGTAAACAAATAACTTAAACAGTAAGAATTACGTTAGCCTCGCTAAACGTTGTTAAGCTGTAATCTTCGTAAACTTCGAATTGTTTACAGTTGTAAGTCTTTTTTTTCCTCCCCGCGCCGTCTTCGTCCTCTTCCTGCCCATCTTGTGCTCCATGCTGATTGGCCAGTGTAGACTGTCAGTCCAACTTGGAGACAACTCTCATTGGCTCCAGATATTAGACCTCACACAAACGTACTTTTCACAATAtacaaatcataataaaataaactttagatATTCAGCATGAATGAAGATAGCATAAACAATAAAGAAAATCTCAATATAGATATGGTAATATTGAGGTGGTTAcagtagtaacatctagaagcaatatgaatgctcctgagctaaatttcgagtgtcccagaaaagggtatgaaaacttatgcaacgggatcttttcagtttttttatttttaataaatttgcacaaatgtttaaaacctattttttgctttgccattatggagtagggagtgtagattgatgtgggaaaaaatttatttgaagtagtttaacataaggcagcaacataacaaaatgtgaaaaaaatgaaggggtatgaataatttcgcaaggcactgtatttgtgTTTTGTATGCCTGAGcttgaaattgcattcttgaaatgtttttatatttcaattctttgtaaaatgtattatagtcttgttatagaaatcacgtCCAAATTTGACTCGGCAAAGAGTGGGaaaattgggaccacgggactgataagataacattgtgatttatgtttTGGGAGGAGAAACTAACAGTACCCCAAGTtaggacaatgttttaattggtcaagacaccatttggaaTGTGTctaaaagctgagtttaaatacccagGACACCATTAGATCACTCTCTTATTTGTTCACGCTCCTTCGTGCCGCCGCGTTTCAATGCTGCTGTTTAGTGTTCTTTGAACGCTCTCTGGCCTGCATGCCAgttgctcctctaaaggaaacatgaggagattgttacacttctgtcttttactttatgtcttttatttctttccgttgagagtttcctGTTCTAGTGAAGACACGATGAAAGTAATTCCCATAACACAAAGGCAATGCAAatacaacctccagattctagctgaactggtgcatttgatttaaagttttaatagcctcaatacgagggttaattaagtgattgatggttgttcaggtctaagcaattgcacatattgctataaacttgggatttCATATTTTCACTCATTCTTTctgcactttctctttctgcaacctgtttGAATTcatgtgtttatgtgttagattAGTTTATATGTCTTagatttatccaataaaatcttatttttaatagaaaagagaagtatcttgtgttttgtgcttacaagttaatgtctaaAACTGCCAAccttgctactgtgctaatatatagtgttttcactatattctggatagtaatatccattgcagagttatgTATACGGCTCGTTCCATGAATCGCGCGCCGACTCTGAACAGCCATagaacagcgattctgttcaaattccctattgaatcataatCAATTCCCCTTCAGCTAAATGTAATTCCCTTACAGTACCTAAACTAAAAGTGGAATATTCCCCTTGGCAAACatattaatatattacatttcAAGTAACTAAAATTACTTAAGTTTCCTTTACAATAATGAGTTTGTCACAGCTCAGGATAGAGACTAGAGAAGGTTTGAGGCTTTTGGCTGCAACCGACATTGCATAGGGTAAAATTGGGGAAAGAAGCCACCCCCACTTTTAATTTTCCTCTTGACCACAGATGGTGGCCAAAGCTAAATCTAAACAATTGCATTTTTGAGGGTAATCTCATTAGAACAGTTTTAAGGTAAACTGATCTAATTAATTGATATTTGAAAAAGTGTGTGTTTACATTACGttaaatgtgaaatataataatataataaggtAGGATTAATTCTAACTTAGCTCTGAGGAAAGAAATACATACAGATATTTTATGTGTAAAGCTAAAATTGTACCCTTAGGATAAGATTGCCCCCTCAAAAAAATGATGGAATTTAAAAAACTAATGAAATTCTTGATGGTTTGAAGCATTAGTGGTGTTTGAATAGTGATCACCTTCTTCTGGGTTTGAAGAGTGATGAACTCCAAAGATGTTAGTCTGACTCGTGATGATGGAAAGTGAAGACATGGCTGTAAGTCGTGGCCTGCCAGGCACGGATGTGCCAGCCCTGGGACTCAGGCAGGTCACTGAACTCAGGCTGGTTCTGTGGAGGTCACactgttctgcagagtttagtttcAACACTTTTAAAACACACCTGCCTGCAATTTTCAAATAATTCTAAAATTGCTTATTTTTGCAACCACTCCTGCCCACAAAAGCCACCATAAAAAcaacctatatagtttttttcagCAAATCGATGGCATTTACATGAAATAGTTTTGTAACATCAGTACATTTCTGACACCGGTCTTCTATGTTTCTATGCTTGAATCTCTTCATCCCAGTGTTTGAGCCTTTACCATTGTAAATGAGGGCCAGGTGACATTAAATTAACAGAATACTGTGAACTGATAAAAACAACTTGATAACTTACCCCTTTAAGGAGGCCTTGATTCAGCCGGCAGACCAGGAAATAATAAACATGGTGGACACCACCATTCACTTCTGTGTGTCAGGAAGAGTAGTGGACTCATAGAATGCCCACAGAATTCCAGGTATCCTTGTTTCATTTATAAATACACTACAAGTCCTAAGTAGAACAAATCCTGTAATTGCATAAGACTGTTTATACAGCAATGGACGTGACTGCTACAAGAAATGCATTTAGTGAACCTAGTTATGTATTTCTATGCAGACAAAAACTGCCTACATCCTCATCAGCTGCAGATAATAACTGCCAATCAATCACATGACAATCAAAATAGTAATAGACAATGAAGATATCATTGAAGATAGTGCTGACATTTCATTGGCACTCAGCATTCGGTTATCCATATATTCTGTTTTTGGTGTAGAATACCACAAAGGACAAAAATCACACTTTTCCACATTCTGCCCAATGTCCTTCAAAGAAACGTGCCAACTAAATGCTTTGAAAACATACTGTGCTTAACAAATATTAGACCTCCTGTCATAATAAAGAGAAAACACAAATATTTTAGGAATCTGTCAAAAAAATTTGTTTGGGCAAATAACAAACTGTATAGTATTGATTCATGCAATACTGAGAAGAATGTTCTGCAAGGACACACGTTCACTTTGATCACGGTCACACATTATTGTCATTTCTTTATCCTATAAAAAGTGTCTGATATTTATTTTCAGACAATTACACGATCCTATCCCTTTACAGTTCCTACTCTCTAAATATGTGCACTACACGTTGTCTTGCAAACCTAAATTTGACATTCAACAAATGATATTTTAGCAAAAGGTGGATAAATAACATATATCCTTTATAGCACTATTGAGGTTCTACATAATGCCTttcaagaaatggttctttatggaaccttcAAAAAGTACCAAAATAAGGGTTCTGCTATTGTTACAAGCTGAAGAACCCTTTTGGTGCTATCAAGAGTGCATTGTTTCCACTGTCAGGCTGAAAACAGGTGTGCTAGTGCATGCCAGGGCCATTTGCATTTGCATTGTCACTTCTGTGCcttgtttgattagggttaaagCAAAACTCCAGGACAGACGTATATTTGATATAGATTTATACTTTAGTTGACATGTAAAATTGCAACTAGTTTATTCTTTGTTTGACTAACCAATACACTAAATCTAATACATGACTGTGTCTTCTTTACTCTTTTCATAGTCACTGGACATTAATAAGGAATTTAGCACTCTAAGCTGTGCTATAATGACAGCATTATGTAGTCTGCCAAACATGAGGTGTTTCCTGTCTGAAAATTAATTCCAcccaacaaacaaaaacaattatcTTATACATGAATACTCATGTGGTACTTAAGGGCTGTTTTACGCCCATAACTTTTTCCACAGTGACCACATGTAAACagtttctctccagagtgaactctcatgtgcctgttaagagttccttttcggttgaaacttcttccacattgttggcatgtgtaaggtttctctccagtgtgaattgttATGTGCTCTTTAAGGTGACATTTTTGactgaagctctttccacactgaggacatgtGAATGTGGATTTCTCTCGAGAGTGAAGTCTCATGTGGTTTTTAAAGCGTCCTTTtcgactgaaactctttccacactgagtgcactCATAGGATTTCTCTTCAGAGTGAAATCTTATGTGGGTGTTAAGATGTGTaatttgagtgaaactctttccacactgaaggcacgtgtaaggcttctctccattgTGTATtcttatgtgtctgttaagaCAGACTTTTTCAGAAAAACACTTTCCACAGTGTTGGCAGGTATgaagcttctctccagtgtgaattctcatgtgtctgttaaggcttactttttgagtgaaactttttTCGCACTGGGGGCAGGTGtgaggcttttctccagtgtgaactctcatgtgcactTTAAGGTTTCTCTTAAGAATGAATccatttccacactgttggcaaatgaaaggtttctctcctgtgtggattctcatgtgtcTTGAAAGGCTTACTTTGTCAGAAAAACGCTTTCCGCAGTGTTGGCAggtgtgaggcttctctccagagttAAGCTCCATATGGACTTTCTCTTCCATTTTGATTAGCACTTCTCTCTCCTTTTTAAGCACCATCAGATCTAAGGCAAAAGAGACAAATGCAAATTAAcaccagtttaatggcacaaagcaacagacagCTAAACATTTAGTCATGTAAAGCATCTGTCCTATACCCAAGGGCATCGCACTGGAGGAAAAAGGTGATAGAGTGCATAAGGCCTAGATAATTATGGGGTAAATCGATGTTGGCAGCAGGATGTCATGTCTtatactaactcaaacataccaagttcAATCTCTATAAATAGATatctaatattttaaaaaccaaagcagaacaaacaaaacttttcGGGCACAAACGAAGCACAAACAACCCCGGCCATTTGGGGTAAATTTAGAGCAAGTGGGGGGCTGAGTGACCTCAGAAAAACAAACACTgactattatttttatatcttcAAAACCGAACACATCTCTCCTGTTTAACTACACTGGCTTCCTGTTAAATACTGAGTACAAGATTCTGCTTCTCACTTTTAAAGCTCTTTATAATCTTGCACCTTAATATCTCTCTGACTTGCTTCATATTTGCACCCCGAAGCGCACTCTTAGATCCTCTTTCCCTTGTTGTACCTTCTGTTGGTTTAGTCACTATAGGGGCCTGGGCATTTAGCTATGCTGCTCCTCATCTTTGGATTTCTCTCCACAATCTATATGACAGTGACAGTCTGACTACATTTAAATCATATCTTAAAACTTATTTgtttaaataagctttctatgaTCAATTTAAATTATGTAATGTTAAACAGCTGTTGTATTGTGGTCTTGATTTTTATGATCAGCACTGTATGATGTTCTTGAGTGTTTTGAAAGATGCCTTTAAACAAagcattgtattattattattattattattattattaatcaaatcGAAGTTCAATAAAGcacatctatccatcataaaagtgTGCCACACAGCTCTAGGGGGTagataaaggcctcctgaagcgaatcaatgcatttttgtaagataaATACTTTaagaacatatttaaaactttataatagTAATTTCTAGCCTGTCAATATAAGCCAAcagaatgctgttttttttttctttgctaaacAAAGGATATTCTAGTGCAGCATTCAACTTAAAAATTGTTTACTCCCTTCCCTCCATCTTGTGGACAGGGATGTACATCATTGCTAACGTTGACCGAGTGAATAACACTATCAGAACCAGTGCAACACCCTGGATCACTGACGTATTATTTGCCAACTCTCCCTTTTAAGTTTGTATAAATAGTTTATGCACCATTTCATAGGCCTATTGATATGAAAAGGCATTTAGGGAAAGCATAAAattaaacatacaaatgaaaaagacATGGCGTATAATCCTTCCATAAATAATACAAAGTGACAAACAAActattttagaactagtaatatATCAATaatacagtcttttttttttttttattaactcatGTTTTAAATGGATTTggaacaaaatgcaaaaaaaaaaaaaaaaaaaaaaaacattaacatttcatCAAATAAGTTTGTCTGTGTCAAACAACCTCCTCTTCCACTGTTTCAAAGCTAACAGTTGCCCTTCATATACATACGGCCAATGTCTCAGAAGTGGGAGCAAGCATTACAGGAAACATAAGAGCTCCTCCTGCTTTCAGAGCTGATATGTGGGTGCACTTTGGTTTTAAAAAGAAGTCAGGGTGTAATAAATTAGATAAACGAATGCTGTTTGTGATCTTTGCCAGGCTACACTGCTTCATCACTTAACAAGACACCATGCACCTCAGCTAAATCTGCTGATTCAAGGCGAACTACCAAGGGTAAAACCACCAACAAGATTGCATCTACCTCAGTTTGTGCAAAGAAAATTACAGTTACATTTTATGACATTCAttataaatatcattcatttttggatcaaatgagtgtgaatgaaaaccaacctgtttgttcctcagtatcttcatgtttgactgtgaatgtttcttcaatcttaaggtcttcattctcctctttaataaacgccatctttataatagtgtgtcacgatCTAGCAGTTGCttcagcaggagtttttctgtgtgtttggacactttgtcctgtttaagatgaaaaTAATTAACAAGTATAAAAATTACATGAAAACTTAACTCTAAGTGTGTCCCAATCAGCTCCTTGGAACAGTAGTGAGTGCACTGGTAATGGAGTCAGTCAGAGTAATAAATGATggacttaaatgttctgattaaATTATATACACAAGATAATATTAGGTATTTATGATGTATATACTTATACATCATAAATACTTATACatgaatatacatatatatatatatatatatattaaatagattacatgtttattaaaacattttaagttaatttgCAAAAGTTGTCTTTACACATGTTTGTTCTCGTTTGTAGCGAGcgcttcgaatcactgaatcattttacgAATGATTCGGTTCAGAAGATTCGGATTATCAGTTTCTCTCACTTCTTTCCCGTACGGTGTACTGATTCACGATATAAGGAGCGAAATAAGACGCACCTTTCCTATTATTAATATGAAGATGCGCTTTACTCACGAAAGTAAGTTTAAGCTATCATGAAATATTTGCAGCTGGTTTGTAATAGTTGTCGTGTGTGTTTGTTGTTCTCGTTGCATttacagtgttttgagcagcagatgtcgtcagtgtACGGTGATTCGAGCGATTCAAAACACTGAATCATTGTGTGATGCAATTGATTCAGTTGACAAGTGTTTCGGGAAAAAACGCGTTTCTATATCGCTACTTGCCAGTGACTGAATGTTTGTGGTAAACTGATTAAAACGACCTTCATTAATGTCAGTAGATAAGTAATTTTGGGCTGTGtttatttaaacactttaaacaattaaaagcacaaacctttttTCAGccgaatcaaacacacgggagcGCGgcacagccttatgacgtcatgtcaccaaaacaaaataaaagtcttgtgaGCTAAAACTCCAGTATCTTGGTCTTCACATTACAGGATTGGAAAGAATTTCTGAAAATTTCAAACTCATGAATCAAATCAAGAATTTGTAGATCAAAATGACATTTTCCATGACTGTAAAAGATTAAATCAATCTATTTTGACTGTCTGAATATGAACCTTTAATTAAAATTGATAGTTAttctaaatgtaaataaaaggtgATTTACATTTCCCCAGATTATCTTTATTAAAACTGGCAGCATATAATTTGTGCTAAAGTGTGATAATGTTTAAAAGCTTATTAAAGATTATAAAGCTCCTCGTGTCAGTTACCACCATCACCACTGCAGTCACTGCACAAACAGAAGACCAGACCAAATTACTTTGTCAACCGGAGATGGAATCACCACATTCCGCTAAGTCTAGGACTTTGGAGCGTGTATCACaagtctttttttattaaacatcaaaccattaaggcagttaTAAGTAAGTgaagcaaaaccatggttaaaaaATTCTTGAAATGTAGATTTATTGTATatacatgtttttattaataaacacaTTTACATGGTAGAAAACATTTAATGCtcttaatgtttgtttgtttgttagtgaATGAA
Proteins encoded in this region:
- the LOC141334117 gene encoding uncharacterized protein; its protein translation is MAFIKEENEDLKIEETFTVKHEDTEEQTDLMVLKKEREVLIKMEEKVHMELNSGEKPHTCQHCGKRFSDKVSLSRHMRIHTGEKPFICQQCGNGFILKRNLKVHMRVHTGEKPHTCPQCEKSFTQKVSLNRHMRIHTGEKLHTCQHCGKCFSEKVCLNRHIRIHNGEKPYTCLQCGKSFTQITHLNTHIRFHSEEKSYECTQCGKSFSRKGRFKNHMRLHSREKSTFTCPQCGKSFSQKCHLKEHITIHTGEKPYTCQQCGRSFNRKGTLNRHMRVHSGEKLFTCGHCGKSYGRKTALKYHMSIHV